DNA from Streptomyces sp. NBC_01260:
GCGCGCCCGCTTGTTGAAGCCCCGGACCACCACCGAGATGTAGAGGGAGTTGAAGGCGAACAGGCCGATGCCGCCGATCCAGGGATTGGGGGTGTCGCCCTGGAACAGATTGGAGAAGGCGCCCAGGCCCAGCAGCAGCCAGGGGAGCAGGACGTAGGGTCCGGGAGGTCCCGGACGCCGGTGCTCCTTGCGCCACTGCCGTCGCTCCGCACGCCGCCTGCGCCGTACCTCGCGCGCTTGCGATCCGCTCCCGAACATGTTCACTCCCGTCACACGGTCCTCGCGGACCGACGGTACGAGACCACGGCGTACGTGCCGAACAGCAGCAGCCACCCTGCGAGTACGCCGACGGTCGTGGCGCTGGGTGCGCGGCCGTCGGTGGCCGCCCAGCCCAGTTCCGCGAACCGGTTGGCGGGGGTGAACCCGCCGAGGGAGCGCAGCCAGCCGGGGAGCAGCTCCAGTGGGAACCACAGCCCGCCGACGATCGCGAAGCCCATCAGGCACGCGACGTTGACCACGCCGGTGCCCTGCGGGGTCAGCCGGTAGCCGTTGCCGATTCCGAGCAGGGTGAAGGGCAGGGCGCCGATCCACAGGAGCAGGACGAGTGCGGCCCACTGCCAGGCCGCCAGGCGTACTCCGTTGAGCAGCCCCCCGGCCAGCAGTACGGTGAGGATCGTCGGGAGCACCGTCACCGAACCGCTGATCGCGCGGCCCACGACCGCCTGCGACGAGGAGAGCGGGGTGACCCGCAACTGCTGGAGCCAGCCCAGCGACTTGTCGGAGGCGACCCCCGTACCGATCGACATCGCGGAGCCCAGTGCCCCGTACGCGGCCATGCCGACCATCGCGGTGGTCTTCCAGCCGTCGACGCCCTCGCCGCCGCCGATGTTGGTGAACAGCAGATACATCATCACCGGCATCCCGGTGCCGAAGATCAGGAAGAAGCCGTCGCGCAGGGTCCGGCGGATTTCGAGCACGATGTACTGGAACATCAGACGGTCTCCTTGCGGTCGGTCCGGCTCTCCGGAGCAGCCGTAGAGGTGAGGGAGAGGAACGCGGCCTCCAGCGTGGCGGGGGAGACCTGGAGGCCCCGGATCAGGCCGAGGCGGGCGAGCTCCACGACGGTGGCGTCCGAGTCGTCCGTGTGCAGCAGCGCCCGGTCCCCGGTCACCTCGACGACGGCGACGCCGGGCAGCAGATCGAGGCCCTCGGTGGGCCGGCCCGCCAGGTCGAAGGAGACCAGGTGGTGGCCGGCCGAGCCCTTGATGGATTCGCCGCTGCCGTCCGCGACGATCCGGCCCCGGTCGATGACGACGATCCGGTCGGCGTTCTCGTCGGCCTCCTCCAGGTAGTGGGTGGAGAAGATCACCGTGTTGCCGCGCCGGGCGTAGGCCCGCATGGAGTCCCAGAAGGCGCGGCGTCCGTCCACGTCCAGGGCCGCGGTCGGCTCGTCCAGCACGATCAGCTCCGGGTTGCCGGCCAGCGCGACGGCGAACCGGACCCGCTGGATCTGGCCGCCGGAGAGCTTGTCGATCCGCCGGTTCGCGTACTGCGCGACCCCCGCCAGCTCCAGCGCCTCGACGATCGGCATCGGGCGCGGATAGGTGGAGGCGACGAAGGCGATCAGTTCGCGGACGGTCACTCGCTGGATGGGCCGCCCGTCCTGGAGCATCGCGCCGACCAGGCCGGCCCGGACCGCCTGTTCCGGGGAGCGGTCCAGTACCCGCACACTCCCGTCGTCGGGCTCGTTCAGGCCGAGCAGCAGGCTGATGGCCGTGGACTTCCCCGCGCCGTTGCGGCCGAGCAGAGCGACGGTCTCGCCCCGCTGGACGGTCAGGCCGATCCCGTCCACGGCCCGCACGCTCTGTCCGGCCCGGCCGAAGGTCTTCACCGCCCCGGTGAAGACCACCGCGGCCCCGTTCCCCGTTGTCTGTTTCATGGACATGACGCTACGGAGCCGGGGCCCCGTCCCGGCAGAGGCGCATGTACGGACTCCGTGATGACAAATGTCACCGCGCGGCCGGACGGGAACCG
Protein-coding regions in this window:
- a CDS encoding ABC transporter permease, with amino-acid sequence MFQYIVLEIRRTLRDGFFLIFGTGMPVMMYLLFTNIGGGEGVDGWKTTAMVGMAAYGALGSAMSIGTGVASDKSLGWLQQLRVTPLSSSQAVVGRAISGSVTVLPTILTVLLAGGLLNGVRLAAWQWAALVLLLWIGALPFTLLGIGNGYRLTPQGTGVVNVACLMGFAIVGGLWFPLELLPGWLRSLGGFTPANRFAELGWAATDGRAPSATTVGVLAGWLLLFGTYAVVSYRRSARTV
- a CDS encoding ABC transporter ATP-binding protein; its protein translation is MVFTGAVKTFGRAGQSVRAVDGIGLTVQRGETVALLGRNGAGKSTAISLLLGLNEPDDGSVRVLDRSPEQAVRAGLVGAMLQDGRPIQRVTVRELIAFVASTYPRPMPIVEALELAGVAQYANRRIDKLSGGQIQRVRFAVALAGNPELIVLDEPTAALDVDGRRAFWDSMRAYARRGNTVIFSTHYLEEADENADRIVVIDRGRIVADGSGESIKGSAGHHLVSFDLAGRPTEGLDLLPGVAVVEVTGDRALLHTDDSDATVVELARLGLIRGLQVSPATLEAAFLSLTSTAAPESRTDRKETV